The following is a genomic window from Sporocytophaga myxococcoides DSM 11118.
TTTTCTCCCCACCATAAAATAATTGTCTACCAACCAGAAACTACATGCCAGAAATGCTCCTTCAGAGCCAGGTAAACCATCACCAGCCTTTTGGTTTTCGTAGCGAAGAACGAATCCATCTCTTAACAATGTATTCTCAATCGCCTCTACTGTTCCTTTAATTTTAGGATCATTCGCAGGTAAGAAACCATAGTGAGGTATAAGCAACACACTTGCATCAAGCACCTCTGCGCCATAAGACTGTGTAAATGCATTAACTCCTTTATGAAATCCACGCTGGCTGACTTCTTCATGGATTCTTTCACGAAGAGTACGTAAATGTGACAGAAGAGAAGGATCAAATTCTATATCAGGATTCTCATCAATATACTTAACAACCCTGTCTACAGCTACCCAAGCCATTACCTTAGAATGAGTAAAGTGTCGGCGACCGCCTCTCACCTCCCATATACCATCATCCGGGTACTGCCATATTGTGGTTAAATGATTCACAATTCTTCTTAATGTTCTGGTTGATTCTTCTTTCCTAGGCATACCCATTTTGGAAGCCAAGTACAAGGCATTAAGTACCTCTCCGAAAATATCCAGCTGAAACTGACCAGAAGCTGCATTACCTATATGGACAGGTTTAGAGTTTTCATAACCAGGTAAATATTCTAATTCAAATTCAGTTAACCTTCGTCCACCATCAATATTATACATGATCTGTATCTGTTCAGGATCACCGGCGACAGCACGTATCAACCAATCACGAAAAGCAATTGCTTCATCAGCATATCCACATAACATAAGAGCCTGCAATGTAAGACTCGAGTCTCTTATCCAGCAGAATCGATAATCCCAGTTACGCACACCACCCAGTTCTTCAGGCAAAGATGTTGTAGGAGCAGCAACTATACCTCCAGTAGGAGCATATATCAATGCTTTGAGGGTTATCAATGAACGCATAACTGCATCCCTGTATTTCCCTCGATAAGTACATCTAGAAGACCAGTCAATCCAGAAGTTTTCGGTAGCTCTGAATTCTTTAACAATATCAAGTGGTTTAGGAGGTTGCAAATTGGAGCTATACCAACTCATCTGAAACTCGATGCGATCTCCCTTTTTAACGTTAAAATAAGCGCTTACCCCTTTGTCATTTCTTTTCATCTCAACGTTACCCCGCACCACAATTGCATCTGGTCCCGCAATCAGAGTAAATTCCCTATCCCCCCCATCTATCATTGGTGGATAAGCCCCATAACCGAACTTGACGTTAAGAAGCATCTCCATAGGAACTTCCCCTTCTATTCCTTCCAAAACCCTGATAACTTCAGAACCATCCTCGGTAAGAGGCATAAACTCAGTCCTTCTGACAATACCGGTATCACAGATAATATCTGTTTCAAGGATAAGTGTATCTCCCCGGTACCTTTGTTTAAACTCTTTTACACCAATAGATGGTCTCAATGCCCACTGACCATGCTCATCATATCCGATTAGTGATGAAAACATTGCATCCGAATCAAAACGTGGTGCACAAAGCCAGTCAACAGAACCTGTATCTGACACTAGCGCAGATGTTCTCAAATTCCCTATCAACCCATAATCCTCTATTCTCGACGCCATATATCTTTTGTTTCTTCTTACAATCCAACCTGACAGTATAAAATTATATTTTACAAATTCAATTCTGCCATCTCAAAACAGAACTCATCCATATCTTAATTCGTTCTTCCCGCACATAACACGGTAGATATCATGTACTAACACACAAAAAAGCCCGTCCAAAAACTGTCTTATATCTTTCAGGTTAATATTATATGAAGACAATAAATAACCCAAAGTGCTGGACTGATCTATCTGCTCCAGTGACAAATAAAATGGTTCATTGGCCAGGAGAACCTGAAGTTTCGGTTTGTAAACTTTTTGACATGAACAAAGGTGGGCCAGCCAACGTTACCACCCTTTCAATGAGTGCTCATACGGGAACTCATATGGATGCTCCCTTACATTTTGTAAAAAATGGAAAAGATATATCTATGTTTCCTTTAGATCTGATGATAGGACCTGCACGGGTTATAGAAATCAAACACGACAGATTTATCCCACTCGAAGAAGTAAAGCAATATGAGATCAATCCTACTGAAAGGGTAATTTTCAAAACTAAAAATTCTTTATCTGAATGGGCTAAGCAAGAGTTTAAGAGAGATTACGTTTATCTTTCTTCAGAAGCTGCTCAATACCTTAAGGAGAAAAAAATATCTATTGTCGGAATAGATTATATATCTATAGGAGGAAAGAATAACGGAAAAGAAGTACATCAAACATTGTTAGGAAACAACATATGGATCATCGAAGGTCTGTTTTTAAAAGATGTTATTCCGGGCTTGTATGAAATGATTTGCATGCCCGTCAAAATAAAAGATTCTGACGGAGCACCTGCAAGAGTGATTATAAGAAAAATATGACTTTGGTCAGACCAGGTGTTTTACGAATAAAACTCTGTCTTCTCCGTCTCCATCGTAGTTACTGAAAAAATCTATGCCATCGACGGTCTTATTGCTTCCTGGCATTATTTCAAAACCAATTCTTTTGTGAAACGCAATTGAGTTTTTATTAAAGGGAGAGGTTACACAATAGATTTTTTCCACACCAGCCCCTTGTACCCTATCGACAAAGAAGTCATACAACCTCTTTCCAATTTTATAATTTCTATATCCGGGATCTACTCCTACAAAATGTACATATGCATCTCTATGATTTTCCTGACTGAAAAATCCAATAATAAAACCTAGTACTCTTCCATCTGCAACAGCAACAAAACCTGTATCATTAAAATATTTAAAAAATAAACGAGGAAGCATACTAGCCATCGCTCTTCCATCCCACCAGCTGTTTAGATTATTGATGACATACACATAATCATCATCTGAAACATTTCTAAAAGTTATTTCCATATAATAGATTTTGGTTAAAATTAATTATAAAAACATTTACCAATCTTTAATTTTCGGATTAATAATGCTGATTTACAAATCAATGATACAATGCCGAAAACCAGATTTTTCATTTAATTGATCTGACTTCATTCACAAATCAACATTTAAAGTCGAATCAACCTACAACAACAGGGTATCAATCTTATGCGCCTGAACAACTTCTTCAGTTGGCGACCAGGTAAAAATAGTAAAGTGTCCATCCTGAGAAGCAACAAAAGCTAAAGCGTTTTTCTGATCATAGACAAACTGAGCTGCTGAAAGATGTCTTGTTCCACCTGTATTGGATGGATTAATCATAATTGCTCCTCCTCCGACAATAGGCTCACTCATATAAACCTTATCCACTCTGGCATTACCAACAGACCTTCCTATTTTAGCACCAAAAGCATAGAGTTCATATTTATCATTAATAATAGTTGCTCCATCTACAGCAGTTAAACCAGCAAGGGTTTCAACCTCAGTACGCAAAGCTCCTTGCCAAATTACTTCCGAACGCACATCTACATCCTTACTCATGAGATCCGAAAGACCTGAATAAGGCGGAGCAATGGAATATTTAATTGGATGCAAAATCGACTTTCGCCAGTCATCATTTACAGAAGGAACTACAAGAAGAGAACCGCCATGACGATGTGCTCTCATCGAAACGGCCAACTGAACCAGCACATTCATTGAATCACTCCAGGAATGAGGAACTGTATAGCCCAAAAGATATTTTAAAAGTTCAGGACAATCAGGATGATTGGCGCTGTTTTCATCAATGATTTTGACCTGATCTCCAATAAGGACAGCAACGTTGGCAAATTTACCAAAACCATGTACCCTTCTGTGTTTGATAACCAATATCCCTGGTTCACTTACATCAAGCACAAAGCAAAGATTCGGAATCTTAAGCGTCGTTCCCCAGATATACAACTGATCATTTTCATGCCACACTCCCAAATGTACCCCGGGACGTTCTACTCCTAAGGACAATTTTGTAAGATGAAATGCGGTAAACGCCATCTTCTGTTCGAAAAGAATTGGTACACCCACCTGCTCCGGTGGCAAAAATGCAATGGAAATTTTGGTGGAATTACCTTCCTCCCTTCTCAAACTTGCCCAGAATGCCGTATCAATCATTGTCTCTACCATTTTCACAGTCGGCTCTGCGGCAAGATTAGTATCTCCTCTCATTCGGGCAGCAGAAAGTTGATGGGCAAAATGTTTCTCAATGGTTTTTGCTACCGATGATGCAGCCTTATATGTTGTTTTTTTACTCATATTTAATCCTAAAAATCTCTATTATCAAACTTCAACAAGGTCACAAATTTATAGGTTTCTGCTTAAGGCCTATCAATTCTCTCCTTAAAATGTAAAAATCAGAGCCCAAAGACCAAGATTCGAAACCCAAAGTTCGAAAATTGAAGTTCTAAGCTCGGAGTTCTGAGTTAAAAGCTTCGAGATTTAGCTAAAAGCTTGAAGATTCGAGTCAAAAGCTCAAAGATTCGGATTGAAAGCTCGGAAATTCGAGTCAAAAGCTCGGAGATTTGAGTTAAAAGCTCGGAGATTCGGATTGAAAGCTCGGAAATTCGAGTCAAAAGCTCGGAGATTTGAGTTAAAAGCTCGGAGATTCGAGTCAAAAGCTCGGAGGTTTGAGATAAAAGCTCGGAGATTCGAGTCAAAAGCTCGGAGATTCGAGTCAAAAGCTCGGAGGTTTGAGTTAAAAGCTCGGAGATTCGGGTTAGCTTCCTCTGCCAGGATACAAATCTTGAATGAAAAGTGGTAACAGAAGACAGTTGGAGCAAAGCGAATTGGTTAAGAAGATGTGACTCCCAGGATGTATGTTTTGAATTATAGTTTAGAAAGATCACCCCATCAGGCCTTCTTTTTTTTAAAACAGTAGCAATAATAGTCCTGCTGATTTAAAAAATTATATCTTACTGCTACCTTGTCAAAATGAATCCAATCTCAAATGAATAACATAAAATCTAAATTAACCCTATTCTTTTTTTTGATGACAACTATTATTGGGTGTAAAAATTCCGATAGAATCAGAGAAGATAAACAGATTGAATCTAATAAAGATATAGTTCGGCTTAACGGCAACGATTATGATTTGAGTGAGACAAGAAAAGATACCATAAGGCTTCTTATAGATTTTATTAATAGACAAAGTGCTCTTCTGGATAATGATGAGGAAGCGAGTTCCTTGAGCCAATTAATTTCAGGATATTCATTTGATGGAAGATTTATTTATTCCATTAGTTCGGATCTCGACGCTCAAGGTAATGAAGATTTAGTTTTAAATAAATTTGATCAGGATTCAGGTTATATAGTTTCTTCCGTTTCCATTAATAATCTTATTGAAAGGCAATCTCCTTGTAGTTCTGATAAATTTGATAAGTCTTCAGGTTGTCAAGTCCATAGATTTTTGATTTCATCACCTGAAAATGTTTCTATAGCTTCAATAGGAAAGGGATATGGGTTTACAATATTCAATCATGATCTAGTAAAGCAATATGAATTAAGTTTAAAATTTGACACAAGAACAATCGATTTTATTAATAATTAATTTCAAATTCCTATTACTCTGATAGTACTATATTAATAAATTCGGTTGAAGGGCTTCTGGCAATCAAGGACTCAAGCGTTATGTTATTAGATAGCAATGCTATTTGTGATATTAAAACAGGAGAGATCTTTGAAGTAAAGAGAAATTTAGAATCTTCTTCAGTAAATATCTTTCAGAATGATTCTCTTGTTTTAAGTTATAAATCTTTACCCGACGATATTAGTTTGTACAACCAAAAAATTTATTTTGGGACTTATGCTGGGAACGATAGTTATGATCTTTTAGTCATAAATACGATTGGTGGTCAAATCCGCCTTCATAAAATTTTTCTGCCCCATTCTATTGGCCCGTTTGAATTTAAATTTTCTCCTTATTCAAAAGGTATATTTTGTAGTTTAGAATATGAAGATAAGGGGAATAGATCCACTAGTTGTTTTTTCTTAAAGCTGGATTAAGTAATATAATAGGTGCCGTCGTTAAATCGATGGCACCTATATAATGTGATATATTTTTAACCTACCCTTATATGAACATCAGGAAACTTCTTTAACTGTCACACGTTTGAGACTGCCATGTACATTTTGATGGCCCATATTTATGAAACAGAAAAGATAATTAACGACTACAAGGCTTTCTATAACAATAAAGGAATGATATATAATTATATATCACTTTAATTTACTCAACTAGTATTCAGCACATTTAACATTAACAACATGAAGAAACTTTTACTATCATTGCCACTTTTAGTAGGCGCATTAACTACCAATGCTCAATCCCTTAATTTTGATGGAATCGATGACTATGTTCAGACAAACAATAATATCACCATTGGCAACCCATCAACTATAGAAGTATGGGTAAACATAAACACCCCAGGCGATTGGGACGGAATTATTACAAGTTCAACAGTAGTAACTGATAATAGTGTCCCCTTTATACAACTGACAATGACATCCGAGGGGATACTAAGGCACGAGATCCATGCAATTCCATTATCTGAAGGATTACCTGTAACAAAATCTTATTTGGGAGCAACTGAACTGCCCGGTGCATGGCATCACATTGCTGTAAGCATAGATGGAGCAAACATAAAGTTATACGTAGATGGCAATATCGAAGGCGACTATACTGATGAAGACCTTCTTCTTCTGACTGAAAATCCTGTTGTCAGCCCTATCCTAATCGGAGGAGAAAGAAATCTGAATAATTTTCTTGATGGAACCATGGACGAAGTAAAGATCTGGAATGTAAGCCGCACAGAAGCTCAAATTCAGGAAGATATGGATTACAAACCTGTTGTTCCACAAGAATCTTTAATCGCTTACTATGATTTTAATGATGGAAGACCTAACGAAAATAACAACGAGAGTACCACTTTGACCGACGTTTCCGGGAATGAGAATAGCGGAACGTTAAATAATTTCACACTTGCAGGTACAAGCTCAAACTGGATAGATGATTCAGGCAAGGGTGCTTTAATAACAGGCAATAGTTCATCTGTAAATATTCAGACTATCAGCATACATCCTAATCCGGCAACAGATGTATTCTACTTACAAAAAGACATAGCCCTTGATAATGCTACTATTGAAGTATATGATATGACAGGACAAAGAGTATTGTCTGAGAATATACAGAACAATGTAACAAGCATAAACCTAAGCAACCTGAATAATTCCGTTTATCAGGTTCGTGTTATGAACAACAATAAAGTTATTTACCAAAACCGTGTGGTAAAGCAATAATAACTTTTAAGTAATAAAGTCAATTCAGACATACCTATTTTCAGATATAAAAGGATCGCATATAAGTGCGATCCTTTTTTTGTTTGAACTAACACAGCAAAACAACTAGCAGGTATTATTTTCTAAAAGGAGAATTTTTTTAAGACCATTTAAACAAAAGAGGAAACTTACTGTAACTTTTAAAAAGTTTAAAATCATCATTTCCATTCTTTCCTTAACAAGATAAGGACCTGCATTGTGGTAATTGAAGGTCTGTAATTTCTGCCTTGCTCCAACTCCGAAAGTCTTCAACTTGTCATTTGTATTTGATGAAATAACTTCCACAATAATCCTGACTGATCTAAGAGTAAAATTAGATGCTGAAGAATCAGGAAATCCCCCTTATCCCTTCCGATAGTGATAAGCAACTATAATTTTTAAGTCGACAAAACCTGTATTGAGACAATACTAATAAGTTCTATAAATACTTTTTACTTAAACAAACAAACTACGGTTGGACATATAAAATAAGTAGACAAACGTTTAGAATAAAAATGTAAAATTAAATTTGTTTAGGCATTTACTCACCATTCCCTACTTCCCTTATAAAATAAGGTTTTCCCTACAAATAAAATTAAATTAAAATTATATTAAAAACACTTAAACACGCTCTAATGCTTCGTGTTATACTTCCATATATCACACTTCAGCCATGTTAAATCCATTCAAATTTGACAAAAGATTTATACTCGTATATGTATTTTTCTATGCTATAATTATACATACAAAAATATATGGACAAAGCTTTTCTTTCAGTAATCTAAAAGGAGTTACTGTATTAAACCCAACATCATTACAGTTTGGGCCAGATGGAAAATTATATGTCAGTCAGCAGGACGGCATTGTCCAGGTTTTTACTATCCAAAAGAATGGACCTAAAGACTATACTGCTATTGCAACCGAAAAAATAGATCTTGTTAAAAAAATCCCTAACCACAATGATGATGGGTCGCTATTGGCGCAAACAGCAGGTAAACGGCAGACTACAGGCCTATTGGTTGCAGGAACAGCAGAGTCTCCATTAGTTTATGTAACTTCCAGTGATTATAGAATGGGAGCAGCCTCAGCAGGAGATATGAATCTCTGTACTAATTCAGGAATACTATCTAAGCTTTATAAAGAAGGAAATGTCTGGAAAAAAATTGATCTAGTAAGAGGACTTCCCAGATCAGAGGAAAATCATGCTCCCAATGGCATGCAACTTCATGATGGGAAAATAATCATGATTGTGGGAGGCTTTACGAATGCGGGAGCTCCATCAATGACTTTTACCTATATCAGTGAATACGCCCTTTCTGCAGCTGTATTATCAATCGACCTGAGTGCAATAGAAGCTATGCCACTTAAAATCGATGAAAGTGGTCAGAACCCATATAGATATGACATTCCCACACTTGATGATCCAACCAGACCCAATAAACCTGATGGAACTGATGTGAATGATCCCTGGGGAGGAAACAACGGGCTCAACCAGGCAAAGATTGTCCCCAATGGTCCTGTACAAATATTTGCTACAGGTTTCAGGGCTGCTTATGATATATTAATAACTAAATCAGCCATAAGAAAAGGCAGAATATATAGCATTGACAATGGAGCAAACAGAACATGGGGAGGTTATCCTGTCCTGGAGCAAGATGGAGTTTCATATACCAATAAATACCCAGAAGGAGAGCCTGGATCAAGTGCAGTTGAAAATCTTGATGGATTGGAATATATAGGACATATAGACAGTTATATTCCAGGATCCTATTACGCAGGACATCCGAACCCTATCAGAGCTAACCCGAAAAATGCAGGGTGGCATTCTGTATACGGAGATCATAAAGGATGGAGAAATGATAATTCAGATACAAGTCTTCCCTTACCTGTTGACTGGCCTCCTGTACCTTTAGATATGGCTAATCCCCAAGAAGGTGAGTTTCACAATCCGGGTACAGCAAAAGACAAAGGACTAATCTACTTCAACACTTCTACAAATGGACTATGCGAATACACTTACTCTAAAAATCCGCTTTACGGTGATATTCTTGCAGCCTGCTTCGACGGCACTATAGCACGGATAAAGCTTGATGACGCAGGCAATGTATTAAATAGTAAAACAGCAAACAGAGTTAATCTTGACAAGCCTTTTGCAAGTGGATTCGGAGACAAACCTCTGGATATAATTGCTCAGGGCGACGATGAGCCTTTTGAAGGGACAGTGTGGATTGCAACTTACGGATCTCACCTCATTACAATCCTTGAACCAGAAGATGTCGTTTGTACAGGGGATACAACAGATCAAGTCTTAGATGACGACCACGATGGTTTTTCAAACTATGAAGAAAGCATTAGCGGAACAGACCCTTGTAATGCCGTTGACAAACCATCTGATACAGACAATGATGGAATAAGCGACAACTATGATGAAGATGATGACAATGATAACGTCAAAGATATTCTCGACTTATATGCTTTAGATTCTCAAAACGGTCTCACTACTGCTATCCCTACCCATTATAATTTATTTAACAATGACCCAGGTACAGGTCTCTTCGGATTAGGCTTTACAGGACTTATGAGCAATGGAGTAGATGCATACAACAAACTCTTTGATCCGGATAAAATAATTGCGGGTGGAGCTGTTGGTGCATTAACAGTTGAAGAGATTCCGGAAGGCGATGCTGCCGGGCCACTCAATACACAAAAATATGCTTTCCAGTTCGGAGTCAACGTTGACAAGAATACCGGACCATTCCTAATTAAAGCAGGGATATTACCGAATTACTTTAATGGTGTTACCCCAGTAGATTATCAATCACAGGGAGCCTTTATGGGATATGGGGATCAGGATAATTATATAAAAATTGTTTATAATTCAAATGGAGGCAAAGGAGGTATTCAGGTATTGAGAGAAGCAAATGGTACAAGCAATTCCTTTCAGAAAGACCTTCCTGAAGGGGGCGTACAATCAAAGCTTATTACTTTCTACTTTGCAGTAGATCCATCATCTGGTATGGTATTTCCCAAGTATGAGGTTAACAAAAATATCTATAGCTTTGATCCTATTGAGACAACAGGTAGACTGCTCGGTGCAATTCAAAAAAGTGACACCGCTCTTGCTGTAGGTATTATTGCTACATCAAACGGATCAGGAAAGACTTTCAGTGCAACATGGGACTATATAGAAGTAGTACCGGGAATTGTTTCTTCAATATCAAAATGGCATGATGGAAATAAGTCAATCAATATCAACTTATACCCTAACCCTTCCAGAGATTTAGTTAACATAAATATTAATGAAGAAGGTGGTAAAAGATATACGATAAAGATATATAATAATCTTAGTCAGATGATATCAGAGAAAGCTATCTACTTTGATTCGAATTTAAAAGATTATTCTATACCTGTATCTGACTATCCAGAGGGAGTTTATTACTTCCAGGTAATACCTGAAGGTGCTGATCACTCTGCAACACTCAAATTCATTAAAAATTAATAGGATTAGCCATTTAATTCCCGTTGACGATAGTCGTCACATTAGCTAAAACTTTAAAAGACCTCATCCTAAATCCCTCTCCTGAAGGAGAGGGACTTTAATGTGTATGTTATTAGTTCTAATCGCTGTTAATTCAATCTTATCGTCGACTGTTCCCTTCTCCTTCAGGAGAAGGGTTAGGGATGAGGTTTAATTGGCTTGAATACAATACTTTTTGGCAAATACATAAAATGCTTAAGTTCCACCTACAATACTTATTCTATCCTTTAAACATAAATTCTTCTAATAACATCCATAATCAAAACGAACAAACTAAGATTCTGATTTTTAGGTTTTAAAACTAAAAGAAACCGGAAGGAGGTTATATGTTAACGGATGTTAGTGAGTTATTGCAGAGAGTATCTCCTACAAAGGAAGAGATAAAAGGTTCAATAATTTCTTTTGAAGAAAAAATTTCACAAGAGTTCAAACAAAAAGCAGAAATAGAAAATAAACGAGCACATCTCGTTACTAAGATTTCAGAACCATATAAAACTCCTATTATTGATAATATGGAACTGAGCGCTCCTGATTTTAAATCCTTGGAAGAACTGGCCCTTAACGAACATGAACTACATCGCCAAAAGCTCAAAGAAGAACATACCGATGTAGAGGAAAGAGCCCGATACATGCTGAGAATTGATGAGCGATATAACATAATGGGACCACCCTATGATATAGATTGGACAAACGGAGCCATAGGATATGCTCATCCAAGCACAGGAGAATTCGGGATAGCACCATTTAACGGCCAAGTCGCAGCAGCTATTGGAATATTTATATCTCCATTACAAAATGTCATAGGTCGTTTTACTGCATATGTTCCAGTTACCTTCTCCTGGTTCAACTGGATCATAAACAGTGGATATGCGAGCACTAACGGAGGAATAGGAGTTATGATTTATGATGTTAAATCTGGCCAACCCCTTCTGGACAATAGAGCTAAACTATGGAACAATACCTTGGTTGGAGCTGGCTTCTCGAATGAATCCGAATCCTCTACTTATCTTAGCAGTACATCTGCAGCTGAAAGTTATTTTGCAATGACAGGAGGTGAATCATATCTGGTGTGGATTTGGTGCTGGGGTGAGACAAAATTCATCGGAAGCCCAGCTTTATCCATGGCATCCATTGCAGGTAAGATTCCATTTGTGGCATTACAATCATGGCCTACCAGATAATTTCTTTAAATAAATAAGTAAGCCCAACTTCCCTTCTCAAACCTAATTATTCTGAAATACAAGGAATAGCAATAACATTACCATTGCTGTTCCTTTGTCATATACTAAAACTTTAATTTGTTTGTTGATCAATTTAAAACTCATTTTTTTTCAAATGTGTTATCACTTATAGAATCTAAAACAGCAACCCTATCAGTATAAACCCTGACTCTTGATCAAAATTAAGTATGCGTATAAAAGCATAAGAATTTATACTTTTACATTGCTATAAAATAACAAAATGCTGAATCACCTTTTTATACCCAAAAACTACGATCCAATCCTTAATCTTAAAAAGACAGAAAAAGCTATCAAGCTTATCAAGGATACTTTTGAACATCAGTTAGCCTCAGAATTAAGACTCAGAAGGGTTACTGCTCCTTTATTCGTCCTTAAAGGAACAGGCATTAATGATGACCTGAATGGAATTGAAAGGCCAGTTACCTTCCCAATAAAATTCATGAAAGAGACTCCTGCTGAAATAGTTCATTCGCTTGCGAAATGGAAAAGGATGATGCTGGCTAAATTGGAATTTCCTACAGGTTTCGGACTTTATACTGACATGAACGCCATCCGTCCTGATGAAGATCTTGACAATATTCACTCTCTTTATGTTGACCAATGGGACTGGGAAAGGGTAATGTCGGACAATGACAGGGATATCAATTTCCTTAAAAAGACAGTTACTCAGATTTATACTGCAATGAAGCGTACTGAATATCTGCTATGCGAAGAATATCCAGAATTAAATCCGGAGCTTCCTGAGCATATTCATTTTATTCATAGCGAAGAGTTATTGGAAAAATATCCTGACTTAAGCTCTAAAGAAAAAGAAGACAGAATTGCAAAAGAGTATGGTGCTGTATTTATTATCGGGATTGGAGGAGCTTTAAAGAATGGTCAGAAACACGATGGAAGAGCCCCGGATTACGACGATTGGAGCACAGAATCTGAAAACGGATTCAAAGGATTAAACGGAGATATCGTTGTCTGGAACTCCGTTTTACAAAGATCATTTGAATTATCTTCAATGGGCATCAGAGTAAATAAAACAGCATTGAAAAAGCAATTGGAGATTGCCGGCTGTGAGAACCGAGCAGACCTCATGTGGCACAAAATGCTTCTTAACGGAGAACTTCCACAAAGTATCGGAGGTGGAATAGGTCAGTCAAGACTATGTATGTATCTTTTAAAGAAAGCGCATATAGGAGAAGTTCAATCAAGCATATGGCCTGACGAGATGGTTGAGGAATGCAGAAAACATAATATCAATATTATATAGAAAGATATTAGAAAAAAGTAACCCCGAATATCAGGGTTTTCTTTTTCTTTATTCTTAAGGTTTATAAAAGTAAAGCCACTGATATCAGTGGCTTACTTATTTAAAAAAATCCCCATTAAAATATAATTACAACTTTTGCAATCTTATTACCTCAACTTTTCCTGAAGAATAAACAATAGTTAAAGTATACAAACCAGTATCAAGAGAGCTTCCAAATTCTAATAGGTCCCCCTTTATAACTTTTCCATATCTGAACACTTCAATTCCATTAGAATTCGATACTAATAAAGTTTCAATATCGTCAAGAGCAGTTAAATTGAAAGCTCCTATAGATGGATTAGGTCCTACCGGAGCTATAGATTCTATGCGTAAAGAACGGCTAGCCGGAGCAGCACAAACATCCACTTTCTTGCAATAAGAAGCGTAGTAAGGAGGG
Proteins encoded in this region:
- a CDS encoding LamG-like jellyroll fold domain-containing protein; this translates as MKKLLLSLPLLVGALTTNAQSLNFDGIDDYVQTNNNITIGNPSTIEVWVNINTPGDWDGIITSSTVVTDNSVPFIQLTMTSEGILRHEIHAIPLSEGLPVTKSYLGATELPGAWHHIAVSIDGANIKLYVDGNIEGDYTDEDLLLLTENPVVSPILIGGERNLNNFLDGTMDEVKIWNVSRTEAQIQEDMDYKPVVPQESLIAYYDFNDGRPNENNNESTTLTDVSGNENSGTLNNFTLAGTSSNWIDDSGKGALITGNSSSVNIQTISIHPNPATDVFYLQKDIALDNATIEVYDMTGQRVLSENIQNNVTSINLSNLNNSVYQVRVMNNNKVIYQNRVVKQ
- a CDS encoding GNAT family N-acetyltransferase; translated protein: MEITFRNVSDDDYVYVINNLNSWWDGRAMASMLPRLFFKYFNDTGFVAVADGRVLGFIIGFFSQENHRDAYVHFVGVDPGYRNYKIGKRLYDFFVDRVQGAGVEKIYCVTSPFNKNSIAFHKRIGFEIMPGSNKTVDGIDFFSNYDGDGEDRVLFVKHLV
- a CDS encoding glycoside hydrolase family 15 protein; translation: MASRIEDYGLIGNLRTSALVSDTGSVDWLCAPRFDSDAMFSSLIGYDEHGQWALRPSIGVKEFKQRYRGDTLILETDIICDTGIVRRTEFMPLTEDGSEVIRVLEGIEGEVPMEMLLNVKFGYGAYPPMIDGGDREFTLIAGPDAIVVRGNVEMKRNDKGVSAYFNVKKGDRIEFQMSWYSSNLQPPKPLDIVKEFRATENFWIDWSSRCTYRGKYRDAVMRSLITLKALIYAPTGGIVAAPTTSLPEELGGVRNWDYRFCWIRDSSLTLQALMLCGYADEAIAFRDWLIRAVAGDPEQIQIMYNIDGGRRLTEFELEYLPGYENSKPVHIGNAASGQFQLDIFGEVLNALYLASKMGMPRKEESTRTLRRIVNHLTTIWQYPDDGIWEVRGGRRHFTHSKVMAWVAVDRVVKYIDENPDIEFDPSLLSHLRTLRERIHEEVSQRGFHKGVNAFTQSYGAEVLDASVLLIPHYGFLPANDPKIKGTVEAIENTLLRDGFVLRYENQKAGDGLPGSEGAFLACSFWLVDNYFMVGRKKEAEELFDKLLSLRNHLGLLAEEFEPSVKRQIGNFPQAFSHLALIASAHLLTTGVDDGNTIGISAMPIKEEEVVR
- a CDS encoding putative sensor domain DACNV-containing protein; the encoded protein is MSKKTTYKAASSVAKTIEKHFAHQLSAARMRGDTNLAAEPTVKMVETMIDTAFWASLRREEGNSTKISIAFLPPEQVGVPILFEQKMAFTAFHLTKLSLGVERPGVHLGVWHENDQLYIWGTTLKIPNLCFVLDVSEPGILVIKHRRVHGFGKFANVAVLIGDQVKIIDENSANHPDCPELLKYLLGYTVPHSWSDSMNVLVQLAVSMRAHRHGGSLLVVPSVNDDWRKSILHPIKYSIAPPYSGLSDLMSKDVDVRSEVIWQGALRTEVETLAGLTAVDGATIINDKYELYAFGAKIGRSVGNARVDKVYMSEPIVGGGAIMINPSNTGGTRHLSAAQFVYDQKNALAFVASQDGHFTIFTWSPTEEVVQAHKIDTLLL
- a CDS encoding cyclase family protein; this encodes MKTINNPKCWTDLSAPVTNKMVHWPGEPEVSVCKLFDMNKGGPANVTTLSMSAHTGTHMDAPLHFVKNGKDISMFPLDLMIGPARVIEIKHDRFIPLEEVKQYEINPTERVIFKTKNSLSEWAKQEFKRDYVYLSSEAAQYLKEKKISIVGIDYISIGGKNNGKEVHQTLLGNNIWIIEGLFLKDVIPGLYEMICMPVKIKDSDGAPARVIIRKI